The following are from one region of the Microbacterium sp. cx-55 genome:
- the thrS gene encoding threonine--tRNA ligase, which produces MTDLTPAEVAYPADGFALFSDRSVVALRVNGELKDLATTVTADDAVEPVAIDSPDGLSILRHSAAHVLAQAVQRIKPQTNLGIGPPITDGFYYDFGTDTPFTPEDVKAIKKEMERIVREGQRFVRRVVTDEEATAELADEPFKLELIGLKGGADKTDGASVEVGAGELTIYDNVTRDGTVAWRDLCRGPHVPSTRTLGNGWDLQRIAGAYWRGSEKNPQLQRIYGTAWPTKDELRAYQQRLEEAGKRDHRKLGKELDLFSFPDEIGSGLSVWHPKGGVVRGEMEQHARRRHVEGGYTYVYTPHISKEDLFLQSNHLVTYREGMFPPIRMDEEWDADGNVTKAGQDYYLKPMNCPMHILIYKERARSYRDLPMRLAENGTVYRNELSGALHGLTRVRGFTQDDSHLFVTPDQLEAETTRVLEFVISMLRDFGLEDFELELSMRDDEKSKWIGSDEFWDYSTNALRNVAHASGLKVTEVPGEAAFYGPKIDLKTKDAIGRTWQLSTVQVDVNLPERFELEYTGPDGEKHRPIMIHRALFGSIERFFAILLEHYAGAFPVWLAPVQVVAIPVAADFGDYLDEIVQRLRAQGVRAEVDHSDDRMQKKIRTHTTQKVPLQLIAGEQDRSGGTVSFRFRDGTQTNGIPVEDAIERILGAIAQKTLVNTAEDLA; this is translated from the coding sequence GTGACTGATCTGACCCCCGCCGAGGTCGCGTACCCGGCCGACGGCTTCGCCCTCTTCTCCGACCGCTCGGTCGTCGCCCTGCGGGTGAACGGCGAGCTCAAAGACCTCGCGACGACCGTGACGGCCGATGATGCCGTCGAGCCCGTCGCGATCGATTCACCGGATGGCCTCAGCATCCTCCGCCACTCCGCCGCGCACGTGCTCGCGCAGGCGGTACAGCGCATCAAGCCGCAGACGAACCTCGGCATCGGCCCGCCGATCACCGACGGCTTCTACTACGACTTCGGCACCGACACGCCCTTCACCCCCGAAGACGTCAAAGCCATCAAGAAGGAGATGGAGCGCATCGTCCGCGAAGGGCAGCGCTTCGTCCGCCGCGTCGTCACCGACGAAGAGGCCACCGCCGAACTCGCCGACGAACCGTTCAAGCTCGAACTCATCGGCCTCAAGGGCGGCGCCGACAAGACCGACGGCGCCTCCGTCGAGGTCGGTGCGGGCGAGTTGACGATCTACGACAACGTCACCCGCGACGGCACCGTGGCGTGGCGTGACCTGTGCCGCGGACCGCATGTGCCGAGCACCCGCACGCTCGGCAACGGCTGGGATCTGCAGCGGATCGCGGGAGCCTACTGGCGCGGCAGCGAGAAGAACCCGCAGCTGCAGCGCATCTACGGCACGGCGTGGCCGACCAAGGACGAACTGCGTGCCTACCAGCAGCGTCTCGAGGAAGCCGGAAAGCGCGACCACCGCAAGCTCGGCAAGGAGCTCGATCTCTTCTCCTTCCCCGACGAGATCGGTTCGGGGCTCAGCGTCTGGCACCCCAAGGGCGGTGTCGTCCGCGGCGAGATGGAGCAGCATGCGCGGCGCCGGCACGTCGAGGGCGGGTACACCTACGTCTACACGCCGCACATCTCGAAGGAAGATCTCTTCCTCCAGTCGAACCACCTCGTCACCTACCGCGAGGGCATGTTTCCCCCGATCCGCATGGACGAGGAGTGGGACGCGGACGGCAACGTCACCAAGGCCGGTCAGGACTACTACCTGAAGCCGATGAACTGCCCGATGCACATCCTCATCTACAAGGAGCGGGCGCGCAGCTACCGCGACCTGCCGATGCGACTCGCCGAGAACGGCACGGTCTACCGCAACGAGCTCTCCGGCGCGCTCCACGGTCTCACTCGCGTGCGCGGCTTCACGCAGGACGATTCGCACCTGTTCGTCACCCCCGACCAGCTCGAGGCGGAGACGACTCGCGTGCTCGAGTTCGTGATCTCGATGCTCCGAGACTTCGGTCTCGAGGACTTCGAGCTCGAGCTCTCGATGCGCGACGACGAGAAGTCCAAGTGGATCGGCAGCGACGAGTTCTGGGACTACTCCACGAACGCGCTCCGGAACGTGGCGCATGCCAGCGGTCTGAAAGTGACCGAGGTTCCCGGCGAGGCGGCCTTCTACGGCCCCAAGATCGACCTCAAGACCAAGGACGCGATCGGCCGCACCTGGCAGCTCTCCACCGTCCAGGTGGACGTCAACCTTCCCGAGCGCTTCGAACTCGAGTACACGGGTCCGGATGGCGAGAAGCACCGCCCGATCATGATCCACCGTGCGCTCTTCGGCTCGATCGAGCGATTCTTCGCCATCCTGCTCGAGCACTACGCAGGCGCGTTCCCGGTGTGGCTGGCGCCCGTGCAGGTCGTCGCGATTCCCGTCGCGGCCGACTTCGGCGACTACCTCGACGAGATCGTGCAGCGTCTTCGCGCTCAGGGCGTGCGGGCCGAGGTCGATCACTCCGACGACCGGATGCAGAAGAAGATCCGCACGCACACCACCCAGAAGGTGCCGCTGCAGTTGATCGCGGGCGAGCAGGACCGCTCCGGCGGGACGGTCTCGTTCCGGTTCCGCGACGGCACGCAGACCAACGGCATCCCGGTCGAGGATGCCATCGAACGCATCCTCGGGGCGATCGCTCAGAAGACTCTCGTCAACACCGCGGAGGACCTCGCGTGA
- a CDS encoding SLC13 family permease, whose translation MKLAIVGCCLVAVAVIALLVGAMPWSEVATIADRVWPILAFVVAVTVVAELAARAGVFDVVAGLLARLARGRTMVLWLFVVLLAVLATAFLSLDTTAVLLTPVVVAVARANGLPPLPFAFATVWLANTASLVLPVSNLTNLLASERLTDAGTAGFVSIMAAPAAVAILVTVVILWLRYRTRLRGTFDPAPLPRIADRPLFTVAAVVVGVMMPLLVSGVEPWIPASGAAVVLLVVFVWRSPRTIRVTLVPWSLLVFASGLFLVAGVAESSGLLDVVAGWLGSGDDLFSLWGVAGAGAIGANLVNNLPAYLALEPATSGAPERLAALLVGVNAGPLITPWASLATLLWHQRLSADGIEVPWRRFILWGALATPLVVLLAVVPLAR comes from the coding sequence GTGAAACTGGCGATCGTCGGATGCTGCCTCGTCGCTGTGGCCGTCATCGCGCTGCTGGTCGGCGCGATGCCGTGGAGCGAAGTTGCGACGATCGCCGACCGGGTGTGGCCGATCCTCGCCTTCGTCGTCGCCGTCACGGTCGTCGCGGAACTAGCCGCACGCGCGGGGGTGTTCGATGTTGTCGCGGGCCTGCTCGCACGCCTGGCTCGCGGGCGCACGATGGTGCTGTGGCTGTTCGTCGTGTTGCTGGCGGTGCTGGCGACGGCGTTCCTCTCCCTCGACACGACGGCGGTCCTGCTCACCCCGGTCGTCGTCGCGGTCGCTCGCGCCAACGGGCTCCCGCCGCTGCCGTTCGCGTTCGCGACGGTCTGGTTGGCGAACACCGCATCCCTCGTGCTCCCCGTCTCGAACCTCACGAACCTGCTCGCCTCGGAGCGGCTGACGGATGCGGGCACGGCAGGATTCGTCAGCATCATGGCCGCGCCGGCCGCGGTGGCGATCCTGGTGACGGTGGTGATCCTGTGGCTGCGGTACCGGACCCGGCTGCGCGGCACCTTCGATCCGGCGCCGCTCCCCCGAATCGCCGACCGCCCCTTGTTCACGGTGGCCGCCGTCGTGGTCGGGGTGATGATGCCACTTCTCGTGTCGGGCGTCGAGCCGTGGATTCCCGCATCCGGGGCCGCGGTTGTTCTGCTCGTCGTCTTCGTGTGGCGTTCGCCCCGGACGATCCGCGTCACGCTCGTGCCGTGGTCGCTGCTCGTCTTCGCTTCCGGACTCTTCCTCGTCGCGGGCGTCGCGGAATCGTCCGGACTGCTCGATGTCGTGGCCGGATGGCTGGGCTCCGGAGACGATCTGTTCTCGCTCTGGGGCGTGGCCGGCGCGGGCGCCATCGGGGCGAACCTGGTGAACAACCTGCCGGCGTATCTCGCGCTCGAGCCGGCCACATCCGGTGCACCCGAACGCCTCGCGGCGCTTCTGGTGGGGGTGAACGCCGGACCGTTGATCACCCCGTGGGCATCACTCGCGACGCTGCTGTGGCATCAGCGGTTGAGCGCGGACGGGATCGAAGTGCCGTGGCGGCGCTTCATCCTGTGGGGTGCGCTCGCGACGCCCCTCGTCGTGCTGCTCGCCGTCGTACCGCTCGCGCGGTAG
- a CDS encoding ester cyclase gives MEPWELREWYADFLEASNRHDLDAIRCFLDATVRRAHRPAGADAWIDDLAELFAAFPDWRWRRIQLIVEEDRVAAHLRGSGTHLGAFRGIAPTRRHANVAEFAMYRVTAGRITEFSGSDASELLAQLSG, from the coding sequence GTGGAGCCCTGGGAACTGCGCGAGTGGTACGCCGACTTCCTTGAGGCGTCCAACCGGCACGATCTCGACGCCATCCGCTGCTTCCTCGACGCAACCGTCCGACGCGCGCATCGGCCCGCGGGCGCGGATGCCTGGATCGACGATCTCGCCGAGCTCTTCGCCGCCTTCCCCGACTGGCGGTGGCGCCGCATCCAGCTGATCGTCGAAGAGGATCGGGTTGCCGCTCACCTGAGGGGGAGCGGAACCCACCTGGGCGCCTTCCGGGGGATCGCGCCCACCCGGAGGCATGCGAACGTCGCCGAGTTCGCGATGTACCGGGTGACGGCCGGCCGTATCACCGAGTTCTCCGGGTCCGACGCCTCGGAGCTCCTGGCTCAGTTGAGCGGATGA
- a CDS encoding DUF7882 family protein, which produces MGKFTYDTQISATFDDRLLAHLQIVIGTKLRRSEPFYFTWRDDASVGSGRTAVWMHAGATMTFKFHGSRQPKINRAWIEALTATADSPRGLYVVSEPQSVEAEQARVLLG; this is translated from the coding sequence ATGGGAAAGTTCACCTACGACACCCAGATCAGCGCGACCTTCGACGATCGTCTGCTGGCGCATCTGCAGATCGTCATCGGTACGAAGCTCCGGCGATCCGAGCCGTTCTACTTCACATGGCGCGACGACGCCAGCGTCGGCTCCGGGCGCACAGCGGTCTGGATGCACGCCGGGGCGACGATGACGTTCAAGTTCCACGGCAGCCGCCAGCCGAAGATCAACCGGGCGTGGATCGAAGCGCTGACCGCGACGGCTGACTCGCCGCGGGGACTGTACGTCGTGAGCGAGCCGCAGTCCGTGGAGGCGGAGCAGGCACGCGTGCTCCTCGGTTAG
- a CDS encoding type II toxin-antitoxin system PemK/MazF family toxin, which yields MSTVGRFLSRVARVFGRPRTAHTPASDSGATVEIDPTRVSPLTLAYAPRRDARADAGEIVWTWVPYAERDGRGKDRPVLVIAGESDDRVYAVKLTSRSHDGDREYVPIGAGDWDAQGRPSWVDVDQLYSVHQRGLRRQGAPLDARRFAGVAEVLARRYGWKRR from the coding sequence ATGTCGACCGTCGGACGGTTTCTGTCGCGCGTGGCGCGTGTGTTCGGGCGTCCGCGCACGGCTCACACACCCGCGAGCGACTCCGGTGCGACGGTGGAGATCGATCCGACCCGGGTCTCGCCGTTGACGCTCGCCTACGCACCTCGCCGGGACGCGCGGGCGGATGCGGGCGAGATCGTGTGGACCTGGGTTCCGTACGCCGAACGCGACGGCCGGGGGAAGGATCGCCCGGTGCTCGTGATCGCGGGGGAGTCCGACGACCGCGTGTACGCCGTGAAGCTCACGTCCCGCTCGCACGACGGCGACCGCGAGTACGTGCCGATCGGCGCGGGGGACTGGGACGCCCAGGGTCGCCCCTCCTGGGTCGATGTCGACCAGCTGTACAGCGTTCACCAGCGGGGTCTTCGTCGCCAGGGTGCGCCGCTGGACGCCCGTCGCTTCGCGGGTGTCGCCGAAGTGCTCGCGCGCCGCTACGGGTGGAAGCGGCGCTGA
- a CDS encoding ammonium transporter, with protein sequence MDSGNLAWAVVATALVLLMTPGVALFYGGLVRARSVISMMMMSFGALGLIGVLWILFGFQMSAVDTTWAFAGNPFADVGLAGADDDTLVRAAYSATFAIIAVALISGAIADRAKFGAWMLFAGLWATLVYFPVAAWVWGGGWIMGLGEQLGYSVDVIDYAGGTAVHINAGAAAFALAFVLGKRIGFRKGLAKPHNVPLVMLGAAILWFGWFGFNAGAQGVEGLLGTDESAVGLIVVNTLGATAAAILGWMVVEKLKDGKATSVGAASGAVAGLVAVTPACASLTPGWALLLGALAGAICAIAVELKWALGFDDSLDVVGVHLVGGLVGTLFLGFFATGTGLFLGGGYEQLVLQFVAAFGVLVYSFVVAWLLGFAIEKTIGFRIRNEDEVAGVDTAVHGERGYSLTDAD encoded by the coding sequence GTGGACAGCGGAAATCTGGCGTGGGCGGTCGTCGCGACGGCGCTCGTGCTGCTCATGACGCCCGGGGTCGCGCTGTTCTATGGCGGGCTCGTTCGGGCCCGGAGCGTCATCAGCATGATGATGATGAGTTTCGGCGCGCTCGGGCTGATCGGCGTGCTCTGGATCCTGTTCGGATTCCAGATGAGCGCCGTCGACACGACGTGGGCGTTCGCGGGTAATCCGTTCGCCGATGTCGGCCTCGCCGGAGCCGACGACGACACCCTTGTTCGTGCGGCGTATAGCGCGACTTTCGCGATCATCGCGGTCGCGCTCATCTCGGGCGCCATCGCCGACCGGGCGAAGTTCGGCGCGTGGATGCTGTTCGCCGGCCTCTGGGCGACGCTGGTCTACTTCCCGGTGGCGGCGTGGGTGTGGGGCGGCGGGTGGATCATGGGTCTCGGCGAGCAGCTCGGCTACTCGGTCGACGTGATCGATTACGCGGGTGGTACCGCCGTGCACATCAACGCGGGTGCCGCCGCCTTCGCGCTGGCATTCGTGTTGGGAAAGCGCATCGGGTTCCGGAAAGGACTCGCGAAGCCGCACAACGTCCCCTTGGTGATGCTCGGCGCCGCGATCCTCTGGTTCGGGTGGTTCGGGTTCAACGCGGGCGCGCAGGGAGTCGAGGGGCTGCTCGGCACCGACGAGTCCGCGGTGGGACTCATCGTGGTCAACACGCTGGGCGCGACGGCCGCCGCGATCCTCGGGTGGATGGTCGTGGAGAAGCTGAAGGATGGCAAGGCCACCTCGGTGGGCGCCGCATCCGGTGCCGTGGCGGGACTGGTCGCGGTGACTCCGGCGTGCGCGTCGCTCACTCCCGGATGGGCGCTGCTTCTCGGCGCGCTCGCGGGAGCGATCTGCGCGATCGCCGTGGAGCTCAAGTGGGCGCTCGGCTTCGATGACTCGCTCGACGTCGTCGGGGTGCACCTCGTGGGCGGACTCGTCGGAACCCTCTTCCTCGGGTTCTTCGCCACCGGCACGGGGCTGTTCCTCGGTGGCGGCTACGAACAGCTCGTGCTGCAGTTCGTCGCGGCGTTCGGCGTGCTCGTCTACTCGTTCGTAGTCGCCTGGCTGCTCGGGTTCGCGATCGAGAAGACGATCGGTTTCCGCATCCGGAACGAGGACGAGGTCGCCGGCGTTGACACCGCGGTGCACGGCGAGCGGGGATACTCGCTGACCGACGCCGACTGA
- the zapE gene encoding cell division protein ZapE — MTATVTPTGIVHLVDRTPQVSGTDMVAALVPPPQFADATFESYRADDAHPSQQEAKDALVAFSGGFVESGAKRGLFRRAPKAPDRKPGMYLDGGFGVGKTHLLAAIYHAMPARRKYFGSFIEYTALVGALGYQQTVQLFRGADLLCIDEFELDDPGDTMVMTRLLGELVASGTKLAATSNTPPNALGEGRFAAQDFLREISAMSASFETLRIDGVDFRQRAVDGHAVVLTAEEYESRVAAAAESGIASDDAFADLVAHLASVHPSRYIRLIDGLAEIGLRDVTVLTDQSAALRFVAFVDRAYDAQIPVRATGAPLDTVFGEEMLGGGYRKKYLRAVSRLIALTHS; from the coding sequence ATGACCGCTACCGTGACGCCCACCGGCATCGTTCACCTCGTCGACCGGACCCCGCAGGTCTCGGGCACCGACATGGTCGCCGCACTCGTACCGCCCCCGCAGTTCGCCGACGCGACGTTCGAGTCGTATCGCGCCGATGACGCGCACCCGTCGCAGCAGGAGGCGAAGGACGCGCTGGTCGCCTTTTCCGGCGGATTCGTCGAATCCGGCGCGAAGCGCGGTCTGTTCCGCCGCGCACCGAAGGCTCCTGACCGCAAGCCCGGGATGTACCTCGACGGAGGGTTCGGCGTCGGCAAGACCCACCTGCTCGCGGCGATCTATCACGCCATGCCCGCACGCCGGAAGTACTTCGGCTCGTTCATCGAGTACACCGCTCTCGTCGGTGCGCTCGGCTATCAGCAGACCGTGCAGCTCTTCCGCGGTGCGGATCTGTTGTGCATCGACGAGTTCGAGCTCGACGACCCGGGCGACACCATGGTGATGACCCGGCTGCTGGGTGAGCTCGTGGCCTCCGGTACGAAGCTCGCGGCGACCTCCAACACCCCGCCGAACGCGCTCGGCGAGGGCCGCTTCGCCGCGCAGGACTTCCTCCGCGAGATCAGCGCGATGTCTGCGAGCTTCGAGACGCTGCGCATCGACGGCGTCGACTTCCGCCAGCGTGCCGTCGACGGGCACGCCGTCGTCCTCACCGCCGAGGAGTACGAGTCCCGCGTGGCTGCGGCGGCGGAATCCGGAATCGCCTCCGACGACGCCTTCGCCGACCTCGTCGCACACCTCGCCTCCGTGCACCCGTCGCGATACATCCGGCTCATCGACGGTCTCGCCGAAATCGGACTCCGCGACGTCACGGTGCTCACCGACCAGTCGGCCGCCCTCCGATTCGTCGCGTTCGTCGACCGGGCCTACGACGCGCAGATTCCCGTGCGGGCGACCGGCGCACCGCTCGACACGGTGTTCGGCGAAGAGATGCTTGGCGGGGGATACCGCAAGAAGTATCTGCGCGCGGTCTCTCGGCTGATCGCGCTGACGCACTCCTGA
- a CDS encoding sulfurtransferase, protein MPVEPDTTSDKFAAYAHPERLVTADWLQERLGSPGLVVVESDEDVLLYETGHIPGAVKVDWHTELNDPVVRDYVDGAGFAELLSRKGISRDDTVVIYGDKNNWWAAYAFWVFSLFGHEDVRLLDGGRDRWIAEERPITTEASAPTPTDYPVVERDDSVLRAYKEDVLAHLGNPLIDVRSPEEYSGERTTAPAYPEEGALRAGHIPSAQSVPWARAVGADGGFKPREELDAIYRGDAGLRDGDSVVAYCRIGERSSHTWFVLKHLLGFDDVRNYDGSWTEWGSAVRVPIVTGAEPGAVPGS, encoded by the coding sequence GTGCCCGTCGAACCCGACACCACGTCCGACAAGTTCGCCGCCTACGCCCACCCGGAACGTCTCGTGACGGCGGACTGGCTGCAGGAGCGGCTCGGCTCGCCGGGCCTGGTCGTCGTCGAATCGGATGAGGACGTGCTCCTCTACGAGACCGGCCACATCCCGGGCGCCGTCAAGGTCGACTGGCACACCGAGCTCAACGACCCCGTCGTCCGCGACTACGTCGACGGCGCGGGCTTCGCGGAGTTGCTGAGCCGGAAGGGCATCTCCCGCGACGACACCGTGGTCATCTACGGCGACAAGAACAACTGGTGGGCCGCCTACGCGTTCTGGGTGTTCTCCCTGTTCGGCCACGAGGACGTGCGTCTTCTGGACGGCGGTCGAGACCGATGGATCGCGGAGGAGCGCCCCATCACGACGGAGGCGTCGGCTCCCACGCCGACCGATTACCCGGTCGTCGAACGCGACGACAGCGTGCTCCGCGCATACAAGGAAGACGTGCTCGCGCACCTCGGCAATCCGCTCATCGACGTGCGCTCCCCCGAGGAGTACAGCGGAGAGCGCACCACGGCCCCCGCCTACCCCGAAGAGGGCGCGCTCCGCGCCGGCCACATCCCCTCCGCGCAGAGCGTGCCGTGGGCGCGTGCCGTCGGCGCCGACGGCGGATTCAAGCCCCGCGAGGAGCTCGATGCGATCTACCGCGGCGATGCCGGTCTCCGCGATGGCGACTCGGTCGTCGCGTACTGCCGCATCGGTGAGCGCTCCAGCCACACCTGGTTCGTGCTGAAGCACCTCCTCGGTTTCGACGACGTACGCAACTACGACGGATCCTGGACGGAGTGGGGCAGCGCGGTGCGCGTGCCAATCGTCACGGGCGCCGAGCCGGGCGCAGTCCCCGGCAGCTGA
- a CDS encoding SufE family protein, giving the protein MSDTALPEALAEIREDFLALPEAERLQLLLEFSQELPPVPAQYDGHPELCERVAECQSPVYIVVDVSPDGIVAMHATAPAEAPTTRGFASILVQGLTGLTADEVLAVPDDYPQSIGLTRAVSPLRIAGMTGMLLRAKRQVRAKIGS; this is encoded by the coding sequence ATGAGCGACACCGCACTGCCCGAGGCCCTCGCCGAGATCCGCGAGGATTTCCTCGCGCTCCCCGAAGCCGAGCGGCTTCAGCTCCTGCTGGAGTTCTCGCAGGAGCTTCCGCCCGTCCCGGCGCAGTACGACGGGCACCCCGAGCTGTGCGAGCGGGTCGCGGAGTGCCAGTCCCCCGTGTATATCGTGGTCGACGTGTCGCCGGACGGAATCGTGGCGATGCACGCGACGGCACCGGCCGAAGCCCCGACGACCCGCGGGTTCGCGAGCATCCTGGTGCAGGGTCTGACCGGGCTCACCGCCGACGAGGTTCTCGCGGTGCCCGATGATTACCCGCAGAGCATCGGTCTCACCCGGGCCGTGTCGCCGCTGCGGATAGCGGGCATGACCGGCATGCTCCTGCGCGCCAAGCGGCAGGTCCGCGCGAAGATCGGGTCCTGA
- a CDS encoding dihydrofolate reductase family protein: MIPGPVETVDAGTDAGRAWLEAAYAPPAGPFVRLNMVTSLTGGATGSDGTSDTLTSPLDRTVLGIIRASSDVVVVGAQTVRAEKYIVPRRTRLAIVTASGRLDGLRIEAEDAGRVVVLCPADRAEAVRATVAESAIEVLPIAGDGDLTPEAIVASLADRGWTRVVCEGGPGLASQFAAAGAIDEYCVTVAPRIGASPAPFLHVQHDIAAEPRALLVDDAGFSYLRLRPRP, translated from the coding sequence ATGATCCCGGGCCCCGTCGAGACGGTCGATGCCGGAACCGACGCGGGCCGGGCATGGCTCGAGGCTGCGTACGCACCGCCGGCGGGCCCGTTCGTGCGCCTCAACATGGTGACCTCGCTCACCGGCGGCGCGACGGGTTCGGACGGAACGAGCGACACGCTCACCAGCCCGCTCGACCGCACGGTCCTCGGCATCATCCGGGCATCATCCGACGTCGTGGTCGTGGGTGCGCAGACCGTGCGCGCAGAGAAGTACATCGTGCCGCGCCGCACGCGTCTCGCGATCGTGACCGCATCCGGCCGGCTCGACGGTCTTCGGATCGAGGCGGAGGATGCGGGACGTGTCGTCGTGTTGTGCCCGGCCGACCGTGCCGAAGCGGTGCGCGCGACCGTTGCCGAGTCGGCCATCGAGGTGCTGCCGATCGCCGGCGATGGCGACCTGACCCCGGAAGCGATCGTGGCGTCACTTGCCGATCGCGGGTGGACCCGAGTGGTCTGCGAAGGCGGACCCGGGCTGGCATCGCAGTTCGCCGCGGCGGGAGCGATCGACGAGTACTGCGTCACGGTCGCGCCGCGGATCGGCGCGTCACCGGCACCGTTCCTGCACGTGCAGCACGACATCGCGGCAGAGCCACGGGCCCTGCTCGTAGACGACGCGGGGTTCAGCTATCTGAGGCTGCGCCCTCGACCGTGA
- a CDS encoding alpha/beta hydrolase family protein, which produces MNNFRRAASHSASPVLRGALGGALVGLAAATAMTSALLGAVALRVARRVVTPAARRADTRILAVDPTAQTVTLERTPDTELPGRYGLFTTGTEDYMKLGSVLDSNEHSVKRKLLTHVGLDSQLAAEAAFSGWYYDRPEQLHLPFSSQLIGSAVGPCPAWLFPAEEATDLWCIQVHGRGTTRAECLRAVPLMHGLGITTLVVSYRNDGEAPRSRTGTYGLGATEWRDVDAAIGFARRQGARRVVLMGWSMGGAIALQLALSSAHRDMIAGIVLDSPVVDWRVVLDYQAQAMKLPHAVTSVAYAALESEWGTAFTRTGHPIPFERLDVVARAKELRDPILILHSDDDGFVPSDASHALADARPDLVELDVFEVARHTKLWNYDEKRWSDSIRNWMRRHELTVEGAASDS; this is translated from the coding sequence ATGAACAACTTCAGGCGCGCCGCTTCACACAGTGCCTCTCCCGTTCTGCGCGGGGCTCTCGGCGGTGCACTTGTCGGACTCGCGGCAGCGACCGCGATGACGAGTGCGTTGCTCGGCGCCGTTGCGCTACGGGTGGCTCGCCGGGTCGTGACGCCCGCCGCACGACGCGCCGACACCCGCATCCTCGCGGTCGACCCGACTGCCCAGACCGTCACACTCGAGCGCACCCCCGACACCGAGCTGCCGGGCCGATACGGCTTGTTCACGACGGGTACCGAGGACTATATGAAGCTCGGCAGCGTGCTCGATTCGAACGAGCACAGCGTGAAGCGGAAGCTCCTCACGCACGTCGGTCTGGATTCCCAGCTCGCCGCCGAGGCCGCCTTCAGCGGCTGGTACTACGACCGTCCCGAGCAGTTGCACCTCCCGTTCTCCTCGCAGCTCATCGGCTCGGCCGTGGGCCCTTGCCCCGCCTGGCTGTTCCCGGCCGAGGAAGCCACCGACCTCTGGTGCATCCAGGTGCATGGGCGGGGAACGACCCGCGCCGAGTGCCTCCGTGCCGTCCCCCTCATGCACGGTCTCGGAATCACGACCCTGGTCGTGTCGTACCGTAACGACGGCGAGGCTCCGCGAAGCCGCACGGGAACGTACGGACTCGGTGCGACCGAGTGGCGTGACGTCGACGCCGCGATCGGTTTCGCCCGCCGTCAGGGAGCACGCCGCGTCGTGTTGATGGGCTGGTCGATGGGCGGCGCGATCGCGCTGCAGCTGGCCCTGAGCTCGGCGCACCGCGACATGATCGCCGGCATCGTGCTCGACTCACCGGTTGTGGATTGGCGCGTCGTGCTGGACTACCAGGCGCAGGCCATGAAGCTGCCGCACGCCGTCACCTCGGTCGCCTACGCGGCGCTCGAGTCCGAGTGGGGAACCGCCTTCACCCGCACGGGCCACCCCATCCCGTTCGAGCGCCTCGATGTCGTCGCGCGGGCCAAGGAGCTGCGGGACCCCATCCTGATCCTGCACAGCGACGACGACGGCTTCGTGCCCTCCGACGCATCGCACGCGCTGGCCGACGCACGTCCCGATCTCGTCGAACTCGACGTCTTCGAGGTCGCACGGCACACGAAGCTCTGGAATTACGACGAGAAGCGGTGGAGCGACAGCATCCGGAACTGGATGCGGCGCCACGAGCTCACGGTCGAGGGCGCAGCCTCAGATAGCTGA
- a CDS encoding DUF3000 domain-containing protein yields the protein MAHPSAPSPSSFEDAVADVAQVVFRDDLAVRQISAPTGLAPNAIALAGDIRPESEHGESLYGTGRFLLLHDPTEPDPWGGPWRVVCFAQAPLDADIGIDPLVADVAWSWLVDALRAHDAPHHSASGTATKTLSKGFGGLAGEGDGAQIELRASWSPDGRFSAHVEAWAELLGMLAGLPPGSENIDSIRTKGTRRG from the coding sequence GTGGCCCACCCCTCTGCCCCGTCACCCTCCTCGTTCGAGGATGCCGTGGCGGATGTGGCCCAGGTCGTCTTTCGCGATGACCTGGCCGTGCGGCAGATCAGCGCGCCGACCGGGCTGGCGCCGAACGCGATCGCGCTGGCCGGCGACATCCGTCCCGAGTCCGAGCACGGCGAGTCGCTGTATGGAACGGGCCGATTCCTCCTGCTGCACGACCCGACCGAGCCCGACCCCTGGGGCGGTCCCTGGCGCGTCGTCTGTTTCGCGCAAGCGCCTCTCGACGCCGACATCGGCATCGATCCGCTCGTCGCGGACGTGGCCTGGTCGTGGCTGGTCGACGCGCTTCGAGCCCACGATGCGCCGCACCATTCCGCATCCGGGACCGCGACGAAGACCCTGTCCAAGGGGTTCGGCGGGCTCGCCGGAGAAGGCGACGGCGCCCAGATCGAATTGCGGGCATCGTGGTCCCCCGACGGGCGTTTCTCTGCTCACGTCGAGGCATGGGCCGAGCTTCTGGGCATGCTGGCGGGTCTTCCGCCGGGCTCGGAGAACATCGACAGCATCCGGACGAAAGGAACAAGGCGTGGCTGA